The Candidatus Eisenbacteria bacterium genomic interval TTCCCGGATGCGAGAACGCCGCCTGGAGCAGCGGGCGGAGCTGCTTCTGGTCGCCCGAGAAGGAGCGCGCGACGAAGCCGCAGCCCAGCTCGATCGCCAGCGCGCACAGGTCGATCGGCATGAGACGGTTGGCCTCGCCGCTCTTGCGCGTGCTGCCGATGTCGGCGGTGGCGCTGAATTGCCCCTTGGTCAGGCCGTAGACGCCGTTGTTCTCGACGATGTACACGACCGGCACGTTGCGGCGCACGAGGTGCGCGAACTGGCCGATGCCGATGCTGGCCGTGTCGCCGTCGCCCGAGACGCCGATCAGGGTCAGGCCGCGGTTGGCGACCGCGACCCCGGTGGCGATGCTCGGCATGCGGCCGTGCACGGCGTTGAAGCCGTGCGAGTGCCCGAGGAAGTAGGCCGGCGTCTTGCTCGAGCAGCCGATGCCCGAGAGCTTCGCCACCCGGTGCGGCTCGAGCCCCGCCTCCCACGCGGCCTGGATGATGCCGCCGGTGATCGCGTTGTGGCCGCAGCCGGGGCACAGCGTCGTCTTGCTGCCGTCGTAGTCGGCTCGCGTCAGTCCGACGCGGTTGACCGGCGGACCGCCGGCCGGCGGGGTGCTCGTGGCGCTCATCGTGAGGCTCCTTCGCTGATCGCGGCCGCCGGCACGCCTTCGTGGGCGAGCACGCCGTCGGTGACGCTGCGCGCGTCGAGCGGCAGGCCGGAGTAGTGCAGCACCGGGCGCAGGGCCGCCGCGCGCTCCGGGAGTTCGGCGCGCAGCCGCTCGGTGAGCTGCGCGTCGCGGTTCTGCTCGATCACGTACACGCGCGGGTGCCGGCGCGCGAACGCGTGCACCTCGGGGTGCAGCGGCAGCGCCCGCACCCGCAGGTAGGACGCCTTCACGCCGGCGGCCGCGAGCTGGTCCAGCGCCTCGATCACCGCCCAGTGCGAGGTGCCGTAGGCGATGAGGCCGACCTCGGCGCCCTGCGCCTCGCGAACCTCCGGCGCCGGCAGCAGCGTGCGGGCCGTTTCCATCTTCTTCTTCAGCCGGTCCATGTTGCGCACGTACACCTCGGGGCTCTCGGTGTAGCGCGCCGCCTCGTCGTGGCCCGAGCCGCGCGTGAAGTAGATGCCCTTGTGGTTCTTCACGCCCGGCAGCGTGCGGTACGGGATGCCGTCGCCGTCCACGTCGCGGTAGCGTTCGAACTTCGCGACCGTCTCGAGCGCCGCGTCGTCGAGCACCTTGCCGCGGTCGAACGGCGCCGCCGGGTACTCGAACGGCGCGGTCATCCAGTTGTTCATGCCGAGATCGAGGTCGCTCAGCACCAGCAGCGGGCACTGCAGCCGCTCGGAGAAGTCGAACGCCCGGCCGCCGAACTCGAAGCACTCCGCGACCGAACCCGGCAGCAGCACCGGATAGGCCGTGTCGCCGTGCCCGAGCCCGTAGGCGAACGACAGGTCGCCCTGCGCCGTGCGCGTCGGCAGGCCGGTGCTGGGTCCGACGCGCTGCACGTCCCAGACGACGCCGGGGATCTCGGCGTAGTAGCCGTAGCCGAAGAACTCGGACATCAGCGAGATGCCGGGGCCGCTGGTGGCGGTCATCGCGCGCGCGCCCGCCCAGCCGGCGCCGAGCACCATGCCGATCGCCGCGATCTCGTCCTCGGCCTGCACGACGCCGAACGTCGCGCGGCCGGTCTTCGGATCGTGGCGGTGCTTCTCGAGCAGGCCGATCAGCGACTCGACGAGCGACGAGGACGGCGTGATCGGGTACCAGCTCACGACCGTGACGCCGCCGAACATCGCGCCCAGCGCCGCCGCCATGTTGCCGTCCATGAGCAGCTGGTTGCGCGTCAGGTCGCGGCGCTCGATGCGGAAGCGCACCGGAGCGGCCGGCGCGTTCGCCGCCGCGAACCCGTAGCCGGCGCGCACCGCCGCCAGGTTGAGCGCCATGGCCTTCGGCTTGCGGCCGAGCTGCGCGGCGAGCGCCTTCTCGACCTCGGCCGGATCGATCCCCGTCAGGCCGCCGACGACGCCGACGTAGATCATGTTCGCGACCAGACGGCGGAGCTTCACGTCGTTCGTGATCGGCTCCATCAGCTTCGTCATCGGCACCCGGTAGACGATCCGGTCGGCCGGCGGTTCGGGCACCTTGATCGAGTCGTTCACCACGATCAACGTGCCCGGCCCCATCGCCGCCACGTCGGCGGCCGCCGTCTCGGGGTTCATCACGACCAGCACGTCGTTGTGCGCGACGCGCGCGACGTAACCCTTCTCGCTCACGCGGATCGTGAACCACGTCGGCAGGCCGGCGATGTTCGACGGGAACAGGTTCTTGCCGCTCACCGGCACGCCCATCTGCAGGATCGAGCGCAGCAGGATGTTGTTGGCGGTCTGGCTGCCGGAACCGTTGACGGTGGCGACGTGGATGCTGAAATCGTTGACGACGGCTTTCACGTGCGCGCCGGGCCCGCGGGCCCGCTCCTCACGGATCGAGAAGTCTGCAAGCAGGCAGACGGCGTCGCCCCGGGCGGCGCCGTCTGGAGTGGGCCGAAACCGTAAGGTCCGCTTCCGCGAGCGTCAACCCGCGCGCGGGGGGCGTGGCGCGGCCGCCGACGCGTCCCGGCGGCCCTCTCGGGGCTTGACTGGGGCGCGCGCGGCCCTATCGTCCCCGGCCATGAAGACGAGCGAAGCCCGAATCGAGCCCACGTCCGAGGTCCTCGACGCCGCCCGCCGATGGCTCGCGCCCGTGCGCGGCGCGCTCGACGCCGATTTTCTCGCCGCGTATCTCACCGGCAGCGTGCTGACCGCCGGCTTCGACCCGGCGAGTTCGCGCGTCAACCTGCTCGTGGTCGCGCGCGCGCTGCCGCCCGAGACGCTCGACCGGCTCGCCGCGGCCATTCCGGTCACGAAGCAGGCGCCGCACTTCGACCCGCTGTTCATGACGAAGGACCAGGCCGTGCGCTCGCTCGACGTGTTCCCGATCGAGTGGCTCGACCTGATCGAGCGCCACCTGCGGCTCGAGGGCGACGACCTGTTCGCCGGCATCGAGGTGCCGCGCACCTGGCTGCGGCACCAGTGCGAGCACGAACTGCGCGGCAAGCATCTCCGGCTGCGGCAGGCGTACCTGGCCTCGGCCGGCCGGGGCGAACGGCTCCGCGAAGTGCTCATGCGCTCGGCGAGCGGCTTTCACACGCTGTTCCGCACGCTCCTGCGGCTGCGCGGCGAGGATCCGCCCGCCAGCACGGAGCGCGTCGTGCAGCGGGTCGCCGACCTGTACGGACTCGACTCCCGCTCGCTGCTCGGCGCCTGGCTGCTGCGCTACTCGCGCAAGGACGAAAGCGGCGACGCGAAGGACCTGTACCGGCGGTTCCTCGTCGAGATCGAGCGGCTGATCGCCGCGATCGACAACCTGCGCGTCTCATGAGGCTCCCGCGCGCGCTCGCGCGCCCGTGGTGGACCCGCGCCCTGGCGCTGGCCGCCCTCCTCGTCCTCGCGCCCCCCTCGCGGGCCGCCGAAACCGGGCGCGCCGGGATTCCGGCCTACTCGGGCTACGTCAACGACGAAGCCGGCGTGCTCAGCGAGCCGCGGCGCGCGCAGCTCGAGGCGTTCCTCGATCAGTTTCACCGGAAGACCGGCGCGCAGTTCGCGCTGCTCACGGTCCGGACGACCGACCCGGAGGAGCCCGACGCCTACAAGGTGCGGGTCTTCGAGAGCTGGGGCATCGGCGCGAAGGATCGCGACGACGGCCTGCTGCTGCTGCTGGCGCTGAAGGAGCGGCGCATCGTCTTCGAGACCGGTTACGGGCTCGAGGGCACGCTGCCCGACGGCTGGCAGGCGACGATGCTGCGCGACCTCGCCGTGCCGCGCTTCCGCGAGGGCGACTACGAGGGAGGCGTCACCGCCGCGGTGCTGGCGGCCGCGCAGCGGGTCGCCGCCGAGAAGGGCGTCACACTCGAGTGGGACGGCAAGGAGCTGCGCTACTCGCGGGCGCGCTCGGGCAAGCTGCCCTCCTGGGTCGCGCTGCTGGTCCTGCTCGTGGTCCTGCAGATCGTCTTCATCGTCGTGCGCTCCTCGCGCAGGCGCGGCGGCCGCGGCCGCAGCCGCAGCAACTGGGACGACTGGTTCTGGGGCGGCGGCGGTTTCGGGGGTGGCCTCGGCGGCGGATTCGGCGGCGGATTCGGGGGCGGCTCGGGCGGCGGCGGCGGGTCGTTCGGCGGATTCGGCGGCGGCGGCAGTGGCGGCGGCGGCGGCGGGGCAAGCTGGTGAAGCGTTGACCGTACCGGCGGCGCACGGAGCGCGGCCGATTCGAAAGGAGAAACCCGGATGCGTGGTGCATTGATCGCGGTGATCGTGGTCGTGGCCGTCCTGCTGCTCGGCGGCGGCTGCGTGGCGGGCAACTACAACCAGCTCGTGCGCGCCAAGGCCGAGGTGGACAACCGCTGGGCGCAGGTGGACAACCAGCTCAAGCGGCGCGGCGACCTGATCGGCAACCTGGTGAACTCGGTCAAGGGCGGCATGATCCAGGAGCAGGAGGTGTTCGGGCGCATCGCCGACGCGCGCGCGGCGATGTCGGGCGCGAAGACGCCGCAACAGTCCATTGACGCGGCGCGCGGCATGGATTCGGCGATCGGCCGCCTGCTGGTCGTGATCGAGAACTACCCGAACCTGAAGAGCCTCGACGTCGTCCAGCAGCTGATGACCGAGATTTCGGGCACCGAGAACCGCCTCGCCACCGAACGCATGCGCTACAACGACCAGGTGAAGGAGTACAACGTGCTCGTTCGCAGCTTCCCAATGAACCTGTTCGCCGGTTTCTTCCGCTACGAGCCGGCGATTCCCTATCCGGTCGCCGAAGCCGACAAGGCGACGCCGAAGGTGGACTTCTCCGACGTGCGCGGCGGCGCGGCGGCGCCGGGCGCACCCGCGACCGGAACGCCCGCGCCCGCGGGCGGCACGACGAAGTAGCCGGACCGCGGCACCCCGAAAGAACCGGCCCGCCGCGCGAACGCGCGGCGGGCCGGTTCGCGTCCGCTCGCGGCGCGCCTCAGGCCGCGCGGTGGCCCGCCGAAACCGCGGCCGCGGGGCTTTCGCCGAACGCCCGCGCGAGCGCCTCGCTCACGAGGCCGTCGAGGCACGCGCCCGTCCACGCCAGCGCGGTCGTGCGACTCTCGATCGGGCTGCGGCCCGAGGCGCGCATCATCGCGTAGCGGACGCACACCGCGGTCACCAGCATGGCGTGACGCTCCTCGATCGGCGCCCCGTTGCCCGCGTCGAGCGACTCGCCCGAGTCCACCAGCTCCTGCAGCAGCGCCAGCCGCCGGGTCGGATCGTCGCGGCGCAGGTCCTCGATCGCCGCGCGCCCGGGAGCGCTCCAGCCCCACGAGCCGAGCGCGACGGCGTGTCGCACCAGCGCGCGCTCGCGCGCCGGCAGCGCCAGCTCGCGCGCGGCGCGTTCGGCCAGGGCGCCCGCCTCGGCCGCCGCGAGCCGGTCCCGCTCGCGCGGGGTCGCGCGCTCGGCGACCAGCTCGAGCGCGCGGTCCTGCGCCGCACGGAAGCGGTTGGCGTTCTGCAGCGCGGTGGCCGCGAGATCGCAGAGCGCCCCGAACGATTCGAGATCGTCGGCGGTGAAGGCGGCGCCATCGGGCCGCTCGTCGGCGACGAGCACGGCCTCGAGGCCGGCGCCCGAGCGCAGCGGCGCGAGCAGGGCCGCGCCGAAGGCCGAGAGCGGGGCCAGCTCCTCGCGGACCTCGGCGAAGCGCTCGAGGTCGGCCCGCGTGATCGGCCGGCCGAGGCCGGTGAGCAATTGCGCCAGCTCGCCGCCGGCGGCGATCCGCGCGCGCGCGCGCGTCGCCCCGGGCTCGCCGCGACTCGCGCGGACCGTGAAGGACACCGCCGGGTCGTGGTCGGGATCGGGCGCCAGCAGCGCCAGCATGCCGCAGCCGAGCATGCGGTGCGCGAGCGCCAGCACGCGTTCGGCGAGGTCGTCCGCGTCGAGCACGCGGGCCAGCTCGCGCCCGGCTCCGAACGCCAGCGCCCGCAGTCGCTGCTCGCGCCGGGCATCGGCCTGCGCGCGGCGCGCCTCGACCTGCGCGCGCACCAGCTCGCGCTCGAGCTCGCCGCTGCGGCGGCGCTGGATGCGCGCCTCGCCCTCGCGCACGAGCAACCGCTGCACGCGCGCGATCAGTTCCTTCGGCGAGAAGGGCTTGGGCAGGAAGTCGTCGGCCCCGCGCGAGAGCCCGTCAATGCGCGCCTCGGTGTCGCCGTGGACCGACACGAGCACGACCGGCACATGCGGGTCCTCGGGGTCGTGGCGCAGCCAGTCGCAGACTTCGAGACCGCCCTTGCCGGGCATGCGCACGTCGAGCACGGCGACGTCGGGGCGCTCGGCGCGCGCGAGCCGGATGGCTTCGTTGCCGTCGGCCGCCGCGACGACGCGCCAGTGCTGGTTCGCGAGCGCGATGCGCAGCAGTTCGAGCACGCGCGCGTCGTCGTCGGCGACGAGCACCAGCGGGGCGGGGATGCGGCGGGCGGTGGCGAGTGGGGGAAGCGGGGTCACGTCGGGCTCCGGGTGGGGATCAGCGGGAGAGCAGATCGTCGAGCGTTTCGGCGTCGAAAGGCTTGCGAAGGCACAGCGTGGCGCCGGCGGACGCCGCCTCGCGTTCCTCGCCGGCGTCGCGGGTGAGCAGGATGAGCCGGAAGGGCTCGCGGCAGGCGCCGCGGAAGTCGAGCAGCCGCTCGACGTGCCCGCGTCCGTGCGAGTCGGGCATGGTCGCGTCGGCGCAGACGAGTGACCAGGGCCCGCGGCTGAGCGCGTGCCACATGCTCTCGCCGTCGCCCACCAGCTCGACGAAGAAGCCGCGGCGCTCGAGCAGCCGGGCGAGGAAGATGCGCGCGACGAGCGAGTCGTCGGCGACCAGCGCGCGGCGGCCGGGCATGGACATGCGCCGCGAGGGCCGCTCGCTCTCCGCGTCGCCGGCGGGGGCCGCCGCGACCACGCCCGCGGCGGGCGCGGCGGAGGCGGACGCGGCGACGTCGCCCGCTGCAGGCGAGGCGGCGACGGGCGCGGCCGGCGGGAGCTCGCCGCCATCCGGCGAGGGCGCCGCGGCAGCGGAGGGCTCTTCGGTGGTGTTCGCGGGCGCGGCGGCAGCCCCGGGCCGCTCCGCGACGCTCGCCGGTGATTCTGCGTTCACCGTGCCCGGCGCCGGAGCGTCGTTCGTCGGATCTGCGGTCGCCACGACATCGGACCCCGGCTCCGGCGACCCGTCGAGCGGCGTCACGTCCTCGGGCCGCAGCACGGTCAGGCTGGGCTCGACGACTCGTGGCGGCGGCGCCGAAGCCGCGGCGGCCTCGCGCTCGCCGCGCAGCAGATCAATGGCCCGCGCGACCGCGTCGGCGAGCGAGTGAGCCTCGCCCGCCGCGCCGCCTGCGGGCGGCGCGCCGGCACGCACGCGCGGCGCGTTGGCCAGCGCCGCGGCCTGCGCGGCGGCCATCTGCACCTCGGGGCCCGGCGCGGAAACGACTCCGGGGCGCGGGCGCGGCGCGGGCGGGGCGACGGCGATCGGGACCGTGGTGCGCAGCAGCCATGCGGGCTCCAGCACCCAGTAGAGCTCGCCGCTCTCGACCCGCACGGCGCGCGTCGCGGCGCCGAAGGGTCCGCGTTCCTCCGCCGGCTCGGCGTGGGCGGCGATGCGCCAGACGATGCGGTCGGCGACCAGCCACGCGCGCGTGAGCCCCAGCGCCACGAGCGCGCCCGGACGTTCGTCCTCGCCGCCGGACGGCGTGGCCAGCGGAGCCAGCACGGGCTCGGGCGCGGCCGACCACTCGGCCGGCGAGTGCATGCGCAGGCGCGCGACCGAGTGCCAGGGAATCGCGGCCGGCACGTGGCCGATGCGCACGAGCAGGAAGGAAGGCCGCTCGACGTGCAGCGGCACGCGCAGCGTCCAGCGCCCGTCGCTCTCGGGCCCGAGGCTGCCTTCCACGGTCGCGAGCACGGCGCCGGCGGGCGCGAGCCCGCCTTCGTGCGCGACCGGACAGGTCAGCGCCAGCGCCGAATCGTGAAAGCCCGCCTGCAGGACGAGCGCTTCGTCGGCGCCGATCCAGTCGAGCGCGGCGCGCAGCGAGGCGGCCACGGGCGCGGTGACGCGGGCGCGGCCGAGGTCGGCATCGGGCTCGAGCGGCAGCCCGGTGAGCACGTCGGCGACGGCATAGACGGGCACGGCGTCCGCGCCCTCGCCGGCCCATTCGGTGTCGCGCAGCGCGCGCGCGAGCGCCTGCAGTTCCGTCTCGGCGGCGAGCAGCGGCTGCGTGGACTGCGCCGCCTCGGCCTCGTCGGCGAGGCGCGTCAGGCGCGCTTCGACGTGCGCGAGATCCGTCGGACGCTCGCCCACGACCTCGCGGCCCAGCTCGTGAAGCGCCTGATCGAGTCCCTCGAGCCCGAGCACCTGCGCGATGCCGCGCGCGACCGCGCGCGCCCGCGCCGGCGCGTCCGGTTCGAGCGCGCGGCGCAGCGCCTCGACCAGGCCGCGGGCGATCTCGCCCTCGGCCGGGTCGGCGGCGCGCCGGGTTCCGGGCCCGGGCGCGTTCACGGGCGCTCCTCGCGTGGCTCGTCCGCGTGCTCGCCGTCGGCGGGCGGCGCCTCGCCCGGCGGCGGCGTCTCGCCGAGCAGGCGCAGTTCGACGGTCGGCGGAGCCGCGTCGCGCTCGCCCGCCGGCGCGGCGGGCGCGAGCCTCAGCGCCAGCGCTTCGCTCTCGGCGGCTTCCTCGTCCACGCGGCGCGCCAGCCGCTCGGCGGCGCGCGAGGCGCGCTCGCCCGCCTGCGAGAGCCGCTCTCCCTTGCGGGCCGCGTCCTGCACCATCTCGCGCACGCGTTCGAGCAGCCGCTGCGCGTCGCCGGGCGGGCGCGCGTCGCCGGCCGACGCGGTCGCGCCCGCCGCCTCGGGCGCCTCGAGACGCGCCAGCGCGTGCTCACGCGCGTCGCGCATTCGGGCGGACGCGTCGGCGACCGCGCTCTCGACTTCGAGGGCGAACTGGCCCGCGCGCTCGGTCATCTCGCGCACGTCGCGGGTCAGCCGCTTGAGCTCGCTGGCCACGTCGCCCTCGGGTCCGCCTTCGAGCTGCGCCGAGCTGACGACGTGGATCGCGATCAGGGTGGCGCGGTTCGCCAGCTGGCGCACCTGCTCGGCCACGTCCTGCACTCGCAACATGCCCTGGCCGAGCGACTCCACGCTCTCGTGCGAGGCCGCGACCAGCCCCTCGAGCACTTCGCGCGTCGCCGGCGGCGCCGCGGGCGCGGCGGCCGGCAGAGCGTCGAGCGCGCCCTGCAGTTCGGCGGACAGCCGCTGAAGCTCGCGCACGGTGGTGAGCAGCGCGGTGGCTTCGACGAATCCGCGCTCCGCCTGCGCGGCGGAATCCTGCGCGTCGGCGAGCGCGGCCGCGAGCTCGCCCGCGATCTGCGAGGCGACTTCGCGGTTCTGCTCGTCCACCGCCGAGCGGCGCGCGATGCCGCGCGAGATCCATTCGTTCAGCTCCTCGGCCGGCCCGGGCGACAGCAGCGGCGCGGTCCACGTTTCCTCGCGCGCCCAGCGCTCGACGGCGTCCTGGAGCTTGCCGAGCTGGGCGCGCAACGCTTCCGTCTCGGCGACCGAGCGGGCGCTGCGGCGCTGCTGGCCGAGCAGGTCCGTGACGGCGCCCGAGAGCCGCGAGAGTTCGCCCCAGCCGCGCGCGCCCGGCAGTCCGCGCAGTTCGGCGACACGGTCGGAGTCCACACCGCGCAGCAGGCCGCGCAGGTGGCCGACGATGTGATGGTCGAGCCACAGCGCGAACGCCAGGCCGGCGAGCAGCGCGAGCAGCGCCACGCCGCCGAGCCAGGCCAGCAGTTCCGCCGGGTCGGTCGCGCCGGGCCGCACGCGCGTGCCGAGCACCCACAGCGAGCCCAGGCCGGCAATGGCCCCACCCGAGGCGCACGCCAGCCACAGCCGCAGGCGCAGGCCCAGGTGCGGCTCGCGCCCGTCGCTCGCGGACGGCTGCGGGTGTTCGTTGCCGGAAGGCGTCGCGGTCATCGTCTCGGCTCCTGGGGGTGCACGTCGCACGCAGGATGCATCACCGGGGAGTTCAGGCAAGCGACATGCCCCGCAGGCACATGAGCGCTCTCACGATGCGCCACGACCGGTGCCCGGCGGGCCGTGCAGCCCGCGATGCCCGCTGCCGGGAGGACGCCGGTTCGACAACGCCATGCCGCCCTTGTGCCTGAACCGAACGAACCTCGCAAGAGTTCTTCATCCCCCGAAAGACAATTGCGAAACGCGGCATCGCATCGGGCGATCGGGGGCGTCGGCGCAGCGCCGGCGCGGTGCTCACCGGCAGGGCCGAATCGGGGCATCGCACCCACGACGTGCGGGGGCTGACACTGAAGTGACGATCGAATCGAGGCTTCATCCCCGTCGCCGCGGGCCGTTCGTGGAACGCGGACGGTCCAGCGGCGGCCGCGGCGCGCGGCGCGCGCGATGGCACGGCGGCTGCAATCAAGTCCTCGTGAAGGCCCACGAGGGGACCGGGAATCCGGTCCCGGGTGGAGGAAAGCCGAGCGCCGAGGCCCGACATGAACCCGCGTCATTACGTCGATCTGAAGGACGCCAGCCGCGACCTGCAGCCCACGTACTACTTCATGATCAACTGTCTCCTGTACAGCCGCATGGAGACGGGGCTGGTCTCGAATCAGGACTGCTACGACGAGGACGTGAACGTCTACCTCGCGCACTTGCTGCACTCGTTCATCAACCCCGAGTACGTGGAGCAGTCCAGGCGGTTCCTGTCCAAGTACGACACCGACGTCTTCCGTCGCCTGTCGAACTCGACCGACGCGCGGCTCAAGTACCAGGTCTACAAGACCAACGCCGACTTCCTGCTGGTCTCGATCGGCATCTTCGACAATCCGACCATCGCCGGCGCCGGCCGGGCCCGGATTCAGCCGAGCGAGGAGGCCTACATCGGCCGCGGCAAGACGTACTACCACTTCGCCTACACCTACTCGCAGCAGATGCACCGCAAGAACGCGGGCGTCGCGGACGTGCTCGAGAAGCTGTCCACGGGGTTCGAGAAGTACCTGCGGATCCTTTCGCACATGCGCGGCGAGTACCTCGACCTGATGAAGCGCTTCTCGAACGGCGAGGTTTACCACCTCGAGCGCAGCATTGACGAGCACTCGCAGCGCGAGCTGCTGCGCGTCAAGCAGGACGAACTGCTCGAGCTGTACTCGGCCTGGCGCACGACGCGGAGCGCCGAGACCGAGGAGAGCCTCGAGCGCGTGGTGTCGGAGATCCGCCAGCTGAACCCCGGCTTCAAGTTCGAGCTGCCGAAGGCCTGAGCCGCGCGCATCCTCTGCCCGGTCGACCGTCCAGTCGCGGGGCATGAGCGGGACCCCGGGGCATTCGCCCCGGGGTCCCCGTCTTTCCGCCAGAGGCCGGTCCCCGGCTACGCGCGCGCCATCTCCTCCCACTGCTGCGGCAGGTCGTGCTCGCGCGGCATCGGCAGCTCGCTGGCGACGATCCCGAGCCAGTCTCCGGGCACGGCCCACACCACGTCGAGCTCGTCGCTGCGCGGATCGAGCCGCGCGCCGTAGACGGGGTGCCCCCAGTGGCGCGACGCCAGCCCCGGGGCGGTGCGGGTCGTGAGGCAGGCGAGCCAGCGGCGGGCGCGTTCGCGCAGGGACACCGGGCTCTCGCCGTGCTCGTAGGCGATCACCAGCTCGAGCGGGGTCGTGAGCGCCCACAGCGACAGCCGGTCGCCGCCGTGAAAGCGCAGCTCGCCGCGGTCCTCGAACGGCTCGACGAGCGCCATCCGCGGGACCGCGTGGCGGCGCACGCGCTCGAAGAACTCGCGCGTCCAGCGCACCGCGAGCGGGTCGCGATCCTCCTCCGGTTCCCCGCCGCGCTCCGGGCCGAGGCTCGCCCACAGGCGGCGGCGCGCGCTCTGCTCGACCATGAAGCGGACGGCGGTGTTGCCTCGACGACTCCCGAACGATCGCATGCACGCCTCCTCACGGGAAGGAACGACACGATGGCGAGACTGGGCGACAGCCGAAGAACCGGAAGGTCAGCGGACCTCGTAGTTGGGCGCCTCCTTGGTGATCTTGATGTCGTGCGGGTGGCTTTCGCGCAGCCCCGCGCCGCTGATGCGCACGAAGCGCGCCTGCGTTCGCAGCTCGTCGATCGTGCGGACGCCGCAGTAGCCCATGCCGGCGCGCAGCCCCCCGACCATCTGGAACACGGTCGAGTGCAGGGGGCCCTTGAACGGCACGCGGCCCTCGATGCCCTCGGGCACGAGCTTGGCGAGCTCGTCGGTGGCTTCCTGAAAGTAGCGCTCGCGGCTGCCTTTCGCCGCGGCCATCGCCGACAGCGAGCCCATGCCGCGGTAGACCTTGTACTGGCGGCCCTCGAGCAGCACGGTTTCGCCGGGGCTCTCCTCGGTGCCGGCGAACAGGCCGCCGATCATGACCGAGTGCCCGCCGGCGGCGATCGCCTTGACGATGTCGCCCGAGTACTTGATGCCGCCGTCGGCGATCAGCGGAACGTCGCTGCCCTCGAGGGCGCGCGCCGCTTCGAGCACGGCGGTGATCTGCGCCATGCCGGCGCCGGTCACGACCCGGGTCGTGCAGATCGCTCCGGGCCCCATGCCGACCTTGACCGCGTCGGCGCCGGCGTCGGCCAGCGCCTTCGCGCCCTCGGCCGTGCTGACGTTGCCGACCACGATGTCGGCGCCGCTCACGCCCGCGCGCAGTCGCTGCGTCGCCTCGATCACCCCCGACGAGTGGCCGTGCGCGCTGTCCACGACCAGCGCGTCCACGCCCGCCTTGATCAGCTCCTGCGCACGCTCGAGGAAGTCGCCACCCGCGCCCACGGCCGCGGCGACGCGGAGGCGGCCCAGCTCGTCCTTGCAGGCGTCGGGGTGCTTGATGCGCTTCTCGATGTCCTTGACGGTGATCAGGCCCTTCAGGCGGCCCTCGTCGTCCACGATCGGCAGCTTCTCGATCCGGTGCTTCGCGAGGATGTCGCGGGCGCCGAGGAGCGTGGTGCCCACCGGCGC includes:
- the guaB gene encoding IMP dehydrogenase, with translation MNDRVPWTEKVGPEALTFDDVLLVPRFSAVHPREVLTRSRFSRNIPIQIPIVSAAMDTVTEAAMAIALAREGGIGVIHKNLAIPEQVAQVDRVKRSESGMIVDPVTLPPGASIGEARAIMSRFHISGVPITQDGRLVGILTNRDLRFEDDDSRVVSEVMTKAKLVTAPVGTTLLGARDILAKHRIEKLPIVDDEGRLKGLITVKDIEKRIKHPDACKDELGRLRVAAAVGAGGDFLERAQELIKAGVDALVVDSAHGHSSGVIEATQRLRAGVSGADIVVGNVSTAEGAKALADAGADAVKVGMGPGAICTTRVVTGAGMAQITAVLEAARALEGSDVPLIADGGIKYSGDIVKAIAAGGHSVMIGGLFAGTEESPGETVLLEGRQYKVYRGMGSLSAMAAAKGSRERYFQEATDELAKLVPEGIEGRVPFKGPLHSTVFQMVGGLRAGMGYCGVRTIDELRTQARFVRISGAGLRESHPHDIKITKEAPNYEVR